One genomic region from Fictibacillus marinisediminis encodes:
- the rpoN gene encoding RNA polymerase factor sigma-54, translated as MELGLFQQQNLSLVMTAELRQAIAILQYPCYELSQFLQEQAVENPLIELADSPAFFNNDKKKALQKSKTMQDADVIGMMQPAEETMHDRLLHQALAIPASDEIAAVVRYLILNIDQAGYLDITEDEIKQRFGISTERYEEAIDWLHQLEPAGIGARNLRECLLLQLKSLGMEDDLSYLIADTHLDQLADRKIKQIAAALGTNVQAVEQAADFILTLDPKPGQKLSSHSELGYLYPDLSVIEDNGTYKLAINDHFTPKVQLNESYAHLLKSKASGAAQYLQEHYQKLQWLQKSLEQRKNTLIMIAKEIVSVQQNFLKRGPEHLVPITLREVAERIGMHESTVSRAVKNKVIQTPKGAFELKYFFTAKIETVNGENASAQTAKLAIRKVIEAEDKAKPLSDQAIAEMLASEKGLSISRRTVAKYREELNIASSSKRKRYS; from the coding sequence ATGGAGCTGGGATTATTTCAACAACAAAATTTAAGTCTTGTCATGACTGCAGAGCTTCGCCAGGCCATTGCCATCCTGCAATATCCTTGCTATGAACTTTCTCAATTTTTACAAGAACAAGCGGTAGAAAATCCTCTCATTGAGTTGGCGGATTCGCCAGCCTTTTTTAATAACGATAAAAAGAAAGCGCTTCAAAAAAGTAAAACAATGCAAGATGCGGATGTGATCGGGATGATGCAGCCTGCTGAAGAAACCATGCACGACCGCCTGCTTCATCAAGCGTTAGCCATACCTGCATCAGATGAGATTGCAGCTGTTGTCCGCTATCTCATCTTAAATATAGACCAGGCCGGATATCTGGATATAACGGAAGATGAAATTAAACAGCGTTTCGGAATCAGCACTGAAAGATATGAAGAAGCCATAGATTGGCTTCATCAGCTGGAGCCGGCAGGCATTGGAGCCCGTAACCTTAGGGAATGTCTTCTACTGCAATTGAAATCGCTTGGCATGGAGGATGATCTGTCCTACCTTATCGCTGATACTCACCTTGATCAGCTCGCAGACCGAAAAATTAAGCAGATTGCTGCTGCCCTTGGAACGAATGTACAGGCTGTCGAACAGGCTGCCGACTTTATTCTGACTCTTGATCCGAAGCCGGGGCAAAAATTGTCCAGCCACAGTGAACTGGGATACCTGTATCCAGACCTTTCCGTCATTGAAGATAATGGAACGTACAAACTCGCCATCAACGATCATTTCACGCCCAAAGTGCAGCTGAATGAAAGCTATGCTCATTTATTAAAATCAAAGGCCAGCGGTGCTGCACAGTACTTGCAGGAACATTATCAAAAGCTTCAATGGCTGCAGAAGAGCCTTGAACAAAGAAAGAACACGCTCATCATGATCGCCAAAGAGATCGTCTCAGTTCAGCAGAACTTTTTAAAAAGGGGCCCTGAACATCTCGTTCCGATTACCTTAAGGGAAGTAGCTGAACGGATCGGCATGCACGAATCAACAGTCAGCCGGGCCGTTAAAAACAAGGTCATTCAAACACCGAAAGGCGCATTTGAACTGAAATATTTTTTTACAGCAAAAATTGAAACGGTAAATGGAGAGAACGCTTCTGCCCAAACCGCCAAGCTTGCCATAAGAAAAGTAATTGAAGCAGAGGATAAAGCAAAGCCGCTGTCTGATCAGGCGATTGCCGAAATGCTTGCCAGCGAAAAAGGCTTGAGCATCTCAAGGCGTACGGTCGCCAAGTACAGAGAGGAGCTGAACATCGCTTCCTCTTCCAAGCGGAAAAGATATTCCTGA
- the cspD gene encoding cold-shock protein CspD has protein sequence MQNGKVKWFNAEKGFGFIEVEGGDDVFVHFSAIQSEGFKSLDEGQEVSFEIVDGARGPQAANVTKL, from the coding sequence ATGCAAAACGGGAAAGTAAAATGGTTCAACGCAGAAAAAGGATTCGGTTTCATCGAAGTTGAAGGTGGAGACGATGTATTCGTACACTTTTCTGCTATCCAATCTGAAGGTTTCAAATCTTTAGACGAAGGTCAAGAAGTATCTTTTGAAATCGTTGATGGTGCTCGCGGACCTCAAGCTGCTAACGTTACTAAACTTTAA
- the yvfG gene encoding protein YvfG, translating to MAEQFSVAFFEENFKQYIERNKDVFTKSHAMNAYYRSIVGTLINDHLNKNAEIVRRIRNLETAYTNVKNS from the coding sequence ATGGCTGAACAATTTTCAGTGGCTTTTTTTGAAGAAAATTTCAAACAATACATCGAACGGAACAAGGATGTGTTTACGAAATCGCACGCAATGAATGCCTATTACCGATCCATTGTCGGAACCCTCATCAATGACCATCTCAACAAAAACGCAGAAATCGTCCGCCGGATCCGAAATCTCGAAACAGCTTATACAAATGTAAAGAATAGCTAA
- the clpP gene encoding ATP-dependent Clp endopeptidase proteolytic subunit ClpP, translated as MNLIPTVIEQTNRGERAYDIYSRLLKDRIIMLGSGIDDNVSNSIVAQLLFLAAEDPEKDISLYINSPGGSITAGMAIYDTMNFIKPNVSTICIGMAASMGAFLLAAGEKGKRYVLPNSEVMIHQPLGGTRGQATDIEIHARRIIQMREQLNKILSEKTGQPLEVIERDTDRDNFMLAEDAVKYGLVDRVISSVEDPKNI; from the coding sequence ATGAATTTAATTCCTACAGTTATTGAACAAACGAACCGTGGTGAACGTGCATATGATATTTACTCTCGTCTGTTAAAAGACCGTATTATCATGCTTGGAAGCGGAATTGATGACAATGTATCCAACTCTATCGTAGCTCAGCTGCTCTTTCTTGCTGCCGAGGACCCTGAAAAGGATATCTCCCTATACATAAACAGTCCTGGCGGATCCATCACAGCAGGTATGGCGATTTATGATACGATGAACTTCATCAAGCCTAACGTTTCCACGATCTGCATCGGTATGGCGGCTTCCATGGGAGCATTCTTGCTTGCAGCCGGTGAAAAAGGAAAACGCTATGTACTTCCAAACTCTGAGGTTATGATTCACCAGCCTCTAGGCGGAACACGCGGACAGGCAACAGACATTGAAATTCATGCTCGCCGTATCATTCAAATGCGCGAACAGCTTAACAAAATTCTTTCTGAAAAAACAGGCCAGCCTCTTGAAGTGATCGAGCGCGATACAGACCGTGACAACTTCATGCTAGCTGAGGATGCTGTAAAATACGGACTTGTTGACCGTGTCATCTCTTCCGTAGAAGATCCTAAAAACATTTAA